The following are encoded together in the Thalassomonas haliotis genome:
- a CDS encoding cold shock domain-containing protein — translation MAVENLQGIVKWFNNTKGFGFINTESLTGDIFAHYSSIQMEGYLTLKAGQSVTFNVEETPTGFHAKNIIPAPQA, via the coding sequence ATGGCAGTAGAAAATCTTCAAGGTATCGTAAAATGGTTTAATAATACTAAAGGATTTGGTTTTATTAATACCGAAAGCTTAACCGGTGATATTTTTGCACATTATTCATCTATTCAGATGGAGGGATACTTAACCTTAAAGGCGGGACAATCCGTGACCTTTAATGTCGAAGAAACTCCCACGGGCTTTCATGCAAAAAATATTATTCCCGCCCCTCAAGCTTAA
- a CDS encoding histone deacetylase family protein, whose product MPNTLLLSHKNCQRHDMGQGHPESPLRLQAIEQLVRATDWREKLAFVDAPKIDLSSLSSIHPKHHIQALMELVPQHGFADIDGDTRLNPYSLDAALYAVGAALHATDEVIAGRAKNAFCAVRPPGHHAESAIAMGFCLFNSVALAAERALASGMSRVAIVDFDVHHGNGTVEIFQDRPEVLVCSSFQYPFYPGRFDNVIRPNICLTPLKAGSDGAAFRAAVEPQWTQAVRQHQPEMIFVSAGFDAHRDDPLGGLNLDDGDFLYITQLIAELAMESARARVVSLLEGGYQLQALSRSVVQHLKALTAST is encoded by the coding sequence GTGCCAAATACTTTATTGCTGAGTCATAAAAATTGCCAGCGTCATGATATGGGGCAAGGACATCCCGAGTCACCACTGCGCTTGCAGGCCATTGAACAGCTGGTGCGGGCCACCGACTGGCGGGAAAAGCTGGCTTTTGTCGACGCCCCTAAAATTGACTTAAGTAGCCTTAGCAGCATTCATCCCAAACATCATATCCAGGCCCTGATGGAGCTTGTGCCGCAACATGGCTTTGCTGATATTGACGGCGATACCCGGTTAAACCCCTATAGTCTGGACGCAGCACTTTATGCGGTAGGAGCGGCCTTGCATGCCACAGACGAAGTCATTGCGGGACGGGCCAAAAATGCCTTTTGTGCGGTGCGTCCGCCGGGGCACCATGCCGAGTCGGCAATTGCCATGGGTTTTTGTTTGTTTAACAGTGTCGCCCTGGCGGCTGAACGGGCATTGGCATCGGGCATGTCACGGGTGGCAATTGTAGATTTTGATGTGCATCACGGAAACGGTACGGTAGAAATCTTTCAGGATCGCCCCGAAGTCCTGGTGTGTTCGAGCTTTCAATATCCGTTTTATCCGGGACGTTTTGATAATGTTATCCGTCCCAATATTTGTCTGACCCCTTTAAAGGCGGGCAGTGACGGTGCGGCTTTTCGTGCAGCGGTAGAGCCCCAGTGGACACAGGCGGTACGTCAGCACCAGCCGGAAATGATTTTTGTTTCTGCGGGTTTTGATGCCCATCGTGATGATCCCCTGGGAGGGCTTAATTTGGATGACGGAGACTTTTTATATATCACTCAGTTAATCGCAGAACTTGCCATGGAAAGCGCCCGGGCACGAGTCGTTTCTCTGCTTGAGGGAGGTTATCAGCTTCAGGCCTTGTCCCGCTCTGTGGTGCAACATCTTAAAGCCCTGACGGCATCAACTTAG
- the ppa gene encoding inorganic diphosphatase, with protein sequence MSLNQVPAGKSIPEDINVIIEIPACASPIKYEVDKDTGAIFVDRFMSSCMFYPCNYGYINHTLSEDGDPVDVLVPTPYPLIPGAVIRCRPVGVLNMSDEAGQDAKVLALPLDKLTPIYSSISEASELPPLLLNQISHFFERYKDLEPGKWVKISGWGNAAAARAEILASVKRFQDSEIS encoded by the coding sequence ATGAGCTTAAATCAGGTACCGGCAGGTAAAAGTATTCCGGAAGACATTAATGTGATCATTGAGATCCCCGCTTGTGCTTCACCGATAAAGTATGAAGTGGATAAGGACACCGGGGCCATTTTTGTTGACCGCTTTATGTCAAGTTGCATGTTTTATCCCTGCAATTATGGCTATATCAACCATACGCTTTCAGAGGATGGCGACCCGGTAGATGTCCTGGTGCCGACCCCTTACCCTTTGATCCCTGGGGCGGTGATCCGCTGCCGCCCGGTAGGTGTCTTGAATATGTCGGATGAAGCCGGCCAGGATGCCAAGGTGCTGGCATTACCGCTGGATAAATTAACCCCGATATACAGCAGTATTTCTGAGGCGAGTGAGCTGCCGCCGTTACTGCTTAATCAAATCAGTCACTTTTTTGAACGTTATAAAGATCTCGAACCGGGCAAGTGGGTTAAAATTTCCGGCTGGGGCAATGCCGCCGCTGCCAGGGCAGAAATATTGGCCAGTGTGAAACGTTTTCAAGACAGTGAAATAAGTTAA
- the fadB gene encoding fatty acid oxidation complex subunit alpha FadB, with amino-acid sequence MIFQGNSLSAQLLDDGIVELKYDAQGSVNKFDQATFEDFRAAVDAINNCADAKGVMVTSGKPAFIVGADITEFLETFKQPEDQLIPWVKTASDVFDSFEDIQLPTIAAINGFALGGGCEMTLACDYRVADTTVNIGLPEVKLGLMPGFGGTVRLPRLIGADNAVEWMSTGKAHKAEQALAVGVLDAVVKPEALRDAALSMLKSAIDGKLDWRAKRQPKLEPLRLSKIEHMMTFNTCKGMIAAKAGKHYPAPMVTVNTIEAAAGLDRAGAMAMENAGFAKLAKTEAATAQIGIFMADQVIKGKAKKAGKQATKAVNKAAVLGAGIMGGGIAYQSAYKGTPIIMKDINDQALDLGLTTAAGILTKQVERGRSNAKKMAKVLNNITPTLSYDSVKDVDVVVEAVVENPKVKAAVLAEVESVVSDDAIVTSNTSTISIDLLAKDLKRPENFCGMHFFNPVHKMPLVEVIRGKDTSDETVAAVVAYAAKMGKSPIVVNDCPGFYVNRVLFPYFAGFSHLVLEGADFTAVDKVMEKQFGWPMGPAYLLDVVGIDTADHCTGVMSAGFPTRMAKLENDPVSTLYRNERYGQKNGKGFYDYGTDKRGKPTKVPAETAFELFAASCSDKKDFAADDIIARLMIPLVNEVVRCLEEGVVASAAEADMGLLYGLGFPPFRGGPIRYLETLGLDNFIAMADKYAHLGEIYQVTDGLREMAKSGQSYFSTDVKKA; translated from the coding sequence ATGATATTTCAAGGCAACAGCCTTTCTGCCCAATTATTAGACGATGGTATCGTTGAACTTAAATACGATGCGCAGGGATCGGTTAATAAATTTGATCAGGCAACATTTGAAGATTTCAGGGCTGCAGTAGACGCCATCAATAACTGTGCAGACGCCAAGGGCGTTATGGTTACCTCTGGCAAGCCGGCATTTATCGTCGGTGCCGACATCACGGAATTTTTAGAAACCTTTAAACAACCGGAAGATCAGCTGATCCCTTGGGTCAAAACTGCTTCTGATGTTTTCGATTCGTTTGAAGATATTCAATTACCTACTATCGCTGCCATCAATGGCTTTGCCCTGGGCGGCGGTTGTGAAATGACCTTAGCCTGTGATTACCGTGTGGCAGATACTACAGTGAACATAGGCCTTCCTGAAGTGAAATTAGGCCTGATGCCGGGCTTTGGCGGTACGGTACGTTTACCTCGTCTTATCGGTGCGGACAATGCCGTTGAATGGATGTCTACCGGCAAGGCACATAAAGCCGAGCAGGCATTAGCGGTAGGCGTACTGGATGCGGTGGTGAAGCCGGAAGCGTTGCGCGATGCTGCCCTTAGTATGTTAAAATCGGCTATCGACGGCAAGCTGGACTGGCGCGCCAAGCGTCAACCAAAACTTGAGCCGTTACGCTTAAGTAAAATCGAACATATGATGACCTTTAATACCTGTAAAGGCATGATAGCGGCGAAAGCGGGCAAACATTACCCGGCGCCTATGGTTACCGTAAACACCATCGAAGCGGCGGCAGGTTTAGATCGCGCCGGCGCCATGGCGATGGAAAATGCCGGTTTTGCCAAACTGGCGAAAACCGAAGCAGCCACGGCGCAAATCGGTATCTTTATGGCGGATCAGGTCATTAAAGGTAAGGCGAAAAAAGCCGGCAAGCAGGCGACAAAAGCCGTTAACAAAGCGGCGGTGTTAGGTGCCGGTATTATGGGCGGCGGTATTGCCTACCAGTCGGCCTATAAAGGCACGCCTATTATCATGAAAGACATCAATGACCAGGCGCTTGACCTTGGCTTAACCACAGCCGCTGGTATTTTAACCAAGCAAGTGGAACGTGGCCGCTCTAATGCCAAGAAAATGGCTAAAGTGCTGAACAATATTACCCCGACGTTAAGCTATGACAGCGTCAAAGACGTCGATGTCGTGGTTGAAGCCGTAGTCGAGAATCCGAAAGTGAAAGCTGCGGTACTGGCGGAAGTTGAAAGTGTCGTCAGCGATGATGCTATCGTTACTTCCAATACCTCTACTATTTCTATCGATTTATTGGCCAAAGATTTAAAGCGCCCTGAAAATTTCTGTGGCATGCACTTCTTCAATCCTGTGCACAAAATGCCGCTGGTTGAAGTTATCCGCGGTAAAGACACCTCAGATGAAACCGTGGCTGCGGTTGTTGCCTACGCGGCGAAAATGGGTAAATCTCCTATTGTCGTTAACGACTGTCCGGGTTTCTATGTTAACCGGGTATTATTCCCTTACTTTGCCGGTTTCAGCCACTTAGTGCTGGAAGGCGCAGACTTTACCGCGGTTGATAAAGTCATGGAGAAGCAGTTTGGCTGGCCTATGGGTCCTGCTTACCTGCTTGACGTTGTTGGTATCGATACAGCCGATCACTGTACCGGCGTCATGTCTGCCGGTTTCCCGACCCGTATGGCTAAACTGGAAAACGATCCGGTCAGCACCTTGTATCGCAATGAAAGATACGGTCAGAAGAACGGTAAAGGCTTCTATGACTATGGCACCGACAAGCGCGGTAAGCCGACTAAAGTACCGGCCGAGACTGCCTTTGAATTATTTGCTGCAAGCTGCAGCGATAAAAAAGATTTTGCCGCCGATGACATCATCGCCCGCCTGATGATCCCCTTAGTGAACGAAGTGGTTCGCTGTTTAGAAGAAGGCGTGGTTGCCAGTGCCGCTGAGGCCGATATGGGCTTATTATATGGTTTAGGTTTCCCTCCGTTCAGGGGCGGTCCTATCCGTTACCTGGAAACGCTTGGCTTAGATAACTTTATTGCCATGGCGGATAAATACGCCCACTTAGGTGAAATTTATCAGGTAACCGATGGGCTGCGTGAAATGGCCAAATCTGGTCAATCCTACTTTTCCACTGACGTTAAAAAAGCTTAA